A portion of the Juglans microcarpa x Juglans regia isolate MS1-56 chromosome 1D, Jm3101_v1.0, whole genome shotgun sequence genome contains these proteins:
- the LOC121260137 gene encoding peroxisomal (S)-2-hydroxy-acid oxidase GLO4-like isoform X1: MMLLLIMEGEPVNVNEFQELARLALPKMYYDYYNGGAEDQYTLKENVESFRKIVLRPRILVDVSRIDLSTTILGHRISAPIMIAPTAFHKLAHPEGEVATARAAAASNTIMVLSCMSTCTVEEVASSCNAVRFFQLYVYKRRDISAQLVHRAERNGYKAIVLTVDAPRLGRREADIKNKMIAPQLNNFEGLISTKVDHDEGSNLEAFAKGTFDASFCWRDLGWLRAITNLPILIKGVLTREDAIKAMEVGVDGIIVSNHGARQLDFTPATSCVLEEVVHAVVGKVPVLFDGGVRRGTDVFKALALGAQAVLVGRPVVYGLAAKGEYGVKRVIEMLKDELELTMTLSGCPGVKDISRSHIKTEQEILHSML, from the exons ATGATGCTACTTTT GATAATGGAGGGTGAACCCGTTAACGTGAACGAGTTTCAAGAATTGGCTAGGCTAGCTCTTCCAAAAATGTACTATGACTACTATAATGGGGGAGCTGAGGATCAGTACACATTAAAGGAGAATGTGGAATCGTTTCGTAAAATCGT GTTGCGGCCTAGAATCCTTGTAGATGTTAGCCGAATAGATTTGTCAACTACTATATTGGGTCACAGAATCTCAGCGCCAATTATGATTGCTCCAACTGCTTTTCATAAGCTGGCACATCCTGAAG GAGAGGTCGCCACTGCCAGAGCAGCAGCTGCAAGTAACACGATAATG GTTTTGTCTTGTATGTCTACCTGCACGGTGGAGGAGGTTGCTTCCAGCTGCAATGCTGTTCGGTTTTTTCAGTTATAT GTATACAAGAGACGAGATATATCAGCTCAGCTAGTACATAGAGCTGAAAGAAACGGATACAAGGCTATTGTCCTAACCGTTGATGCTCCCCGACTTGGTCGAAGGGAGGCAGACATAAAGAACAA AATGATTGCACCTCAATTAAACAATTTTGAAGGCCTCATATCAACTAAAGTTGACCAT GATGAAGGTTCAAATTTAGAAGCTTTTGCCAAAGGGACCTTTGATGCTTCTTTTTGCTGGAGG GACCTGGGATGGTTAAGAGCTATAACAAACTTGCCAATTCTGATCAAGGGGGTACTCACCCGTGAAGATG CAATAAAGGCTATGGAAGTAGGCGTTGATGGTATTATTGTCTCAAATCATGGAGCTCGGCAGCTAGATTTTACCCCCGCCACTAGTTGTGTTCTGGAAGAG GTTGTTCATGCTGTCGTAGGAAAAGTTCCTGTTCTCTTTGATGGAGGAGTGCGGCGAGGAACAGATGTCTTCAAGGCATTAGCCCTTGGTGCACAAGCTGTCTTG GTTGGAAGGCCCGTTGTCTATGGGCTGGCAGCGAAGGGGGAATATGGGGTGAAACGGGTTATTGAAATGCTGAAGGATGAGCTCGAGCTGACTATGACCCTTTCAGGCTGTCCTGGTGTGAAGGATATAAGTAGGAGTCACATAAAAACGGAGCAGGAGATACTCCACTCAATGCTATAA
- the LOC121260137 gene encoding peroxisomal (S)-2-hydroxy-acid oxidase GLO4-like isoform X2 gives MEGEPVNVNEFQELARLALPKMYYDYYNGGAEDQYTLKENVESFRKIVLRPRILVDVSRIDLSTTILGHRISAPIMIAPTAFHKLAHPEGEVATARAAAASNTIMVLSCMSTCTVEEVASSCNAVRFFQLYVYKRRDISAQLVHRAERNGYKAIVLTVDAPRLGRREADIKNKMIAPQLNNFEGLISTKVDHDEGSNLEAFAKGTFDASFCWRDLGWLRAITNLPILIKGVLTREDAIKAMEVGVDGIIVSNHGARQLDFTPATSCVLEEVVHAVVGKVPVLFDGGVRRGTDVFKALALGAQAVLVGRPVVYGLAAKGEYGVKRVIEMLKDELELTMTLSGCPGVKDISRSHIKTEQEILHSML, from the exons ATGGAGGGTGAACCCGTTAACGTGAACGAGTTTCAAGAATTGGCTAGGCTAGCTCTTCCAAAAATGTACTATGACTACTATAATGGGGGAGCTGAGGATCAGTACACATTAAAGGAGAATGTGGAATCGTTTCGTAAAATCGT GTTGCGGCCTAGAATCCTTGTAGATGTTAGCCGAATAGATTTGTCAACTACTATATTGGGTCACAGAATCTCAGCGCCAATTATGATTGCTCCAACTGCTTTTCATAAGCTGGCACATCCTGAAG GAGAGGTCGCCACTGCCAGAGCAGCAGCTGCAAGTAACACGATAATG GTTTTGTCTTGTATGTCTACCTGCACGGTGGAGGAGGTTGCTTCCAGCTGCAATGCTGTTCGGTTTTTTCAGTTATAT GTATACAAGAGACGAGATATATCAGCTCAGCTAGTACATAGAGCTGAAAGAAACGGATACAAGGCTATTGTCCTAACCGTTGATGCTCCCCGACTTGGTCGAAGGGAGGCAGACATAAAGAACAA AATGATTGCACCTCAATTAAACAATTTTGAAGGCCTCATATCAACTAAAGTTGACCAT GATGAAGGTTCAAATTTAGAAGCTTTTGCCAAAGGGACCTTTGATGCTTCTTTTTGCTGGAGG GACCTGGGATGGTTAAGAGCTATAACAAACTTGCCAATTCTGATCAAGGGGGTACTCACCCGTGAAGATG CAATAAAGGCTATGGAAGTAGGCGTTGATGGTATTATTGTCTCAAATCATGGAGCTCGGCAGCTAGATTTTACCCCCGCCACTAGTTGTGTTCTGGAAGAG GTTGTTCATGCTGTCGTAGGAAAAGTTCCTGTTCTCTTTGATGGAGGAGTGCGGCGAGGAACAGATGTCTTCAAGGCATTAGCCCTTGGTGCACAAGCTGTCTTG GTTGGAAGGCCCGTTGTCTATGGGCTGGCAGCGAAGGGGGAATATGGGGTGAAACGGGTTATTGAAATGCTGAAGGATGAGCTCGAGCTGACTATGACCCTTTCAGGCTGTCCTGGTGTGAAGGATATAAGTAGGAGTCACATAAAAACGGAGCAGGAGATACTCCACTCAATGCTATAA